The Vulpes vulpes isolate BD-2025 chromosome 10, VulVul3, whole genome shotgun sequence genome has a window encoding:
- the LOC140594297 gene encoding small G protein signaling modulator 1-like, with the protein MASGPAEADTRQRLLRTVKKEVKQIMEEAVTRKFVHEDSSHIISFCGYRRRFCVSPESGFCFYVSVSAVEACVLHGLRRRAAGFLCYNEIAALFMKVGKNFPPAEELSHKVQDLEQLIEST; encoded by the exons ATGGCCTCGGGCCCCGCGG AGGCGGACACGCGGCAGAGGCTGCTGCGCACTGTCAAGAAGGAG gtgAAGCAGATCATGGAGGAGGCCGTCACACGGAAGTTTGTCCACGAGGACAGCAGCCACATCATCTCCTTCTGTG GCTACAGACGCAGGTTTTGCGTGTCCCCGGAGTCAGGATTCTGTTTCTACGTATCAGTGT CGGCTGTGGAGGCCTGCGTCCTGCATGGGCTGCGGCGGCGGGCGGCTGGCTTTCTGTGCTACAACGAGATTGCAGCTCTCTTCATGAAAGTGGGCAAGAACTTCCCGCCGGCCGAGGAGCTGAGCCACAAGGtgcaggacctggagcagctgATTGAGAGCAC GTGA